Proteins encoded together in one Pontiella desulfatans window:
- a CDS encoding Gfo/Idh/MocA family protein — translation MNKRAFIKVSGAAGVSLPLFSIGAPKATAIEELRVGCIGMGRMMYWHVNGLMARTKLVAVCDVDKTRREAEQARVNENYGNKECAAYNDYRELLARDDIDAVCIATPDHWHAQITIDAARAGKHIYCEKPLTHDIDESIRVMEEVQKAGVVLQTGSQQRGMQEFRVAAELARNEIAGKVLSIKSDFWGPGRPFDLPEEEMEPGLDWNMWCGPAPLNHYNSQLSPRGVHEKFPMGWRQTIEYGGGGICDMGAHHLDIIQMALGMDKSGPIKALPPEGGGNDYGAKLVYQGGLEVTREKGFMVDFICENGRIQASRGQFQFEIDGKVVHKFLEPSDGSLAREVVLTEREYLEHAKIRFPQQKKGGHTQNFLDAIVNGTQPMVPVEAGARSAICCHLMNLSYRHQQEIGWDPKGLMFTSDVPSEWMKGARRDYEA, via the coding sequence ATGAATAAGAGAGCGTTTATTAAGGTTTCAGGTGCAGCAGGGGTTTCGCTTCCGCTGTTCAGCATTGGTGCACCCAAGGCAACGGCGATTGAAGAACTGCGGGTGGGTTGCATCGGCATGGGCCGCATGATGTACTGGCATGTGAACGGGCTGATGGCGCGGACCAAGCTGGTTGCGGTGTGCGACGTGGATAAAACCCGCCGTGAAGCCGAGCAGGCTCGTGTGAATGAAAACTATGGCAACAAGGAGTGCGCTGCCTATAACGACTATCGTGAACTATTGGCGCGCGATGATATTGATGCGGTCTGCATCGCCACGCCCGATCACTGGCACGCTCAGATCACGATCGATGCAGCAAGGGCGGGTAAGCATATCTACTGCGAAAAACCGCTCACCCACGATATCGACGAATCGATCCGGGTGATGGAAGAGGTTCAGAAGGCCGGGGTCGTGCTGCAGACCGGATCGCAGCAGCGTGGCATGCAGGAATTCCGCGTGGCGGCCGAGCTGGCACGCAATGAAATTGCAGGAAAGGTGCTCAGCATCAAATCCGATTTCTGGGGGCCGGGGCGTCCGTTTGATTTGCCGGAAGAAGAGATGGAGCCGGGGCTGGACTGGAACATGTGGTGCGGGCCTGCTCCATTGAATCACTATAATTCACAACTGAGCCCGCGTGGTGTCCATGAAAAATTCCCTATGGGCTGGCGTCAGACCATTGAATACGGTGGCGGGGGCATCTGTGACATGGGTGCGCACCATCTCGATATTATTCAGATGGCATTGGGCATGGATAAGTCCGGTCCAATCAAAGCGTTGCCGCCGGAAGGTGGCGGAAATGATTACGGGGCCAAACTGGTTTATCAAGGAGGACTTGAGGTCACTCGCGAAAAAGGATTCATGGTGGACTTCATCTGCGAAAACGGCCGCATTCAGGCCAGCCGCGGACAATTCCAGTTCGAGATCGACGGAAAGGTTGTTCATAAATTTCTGGAACCGTCCGATGGATCGCTGGCCCGCGAAGTGGTGCTGACCGAACGCGAATATTTGGAGCATGCGAAAATCCGTTTCCCGCAACAGAAAAAAGGCGGTCACACCCAGAACTTCCTCGATGCCATCGTCAACGGCACACAGCCGATGGTTCCGGTGGAAGCGGGGGCGCGTTCCGCCATCTGCTGCCATCTGATGAATCTCTCCTACCGACACCAGCAAGAAATCGGTTGGGACCCAAAGGGGTTAATGTTTACTTCCGACGTTCCGTCCGAATGGATGAAAGGGGCGCGGCGAGACTATGAAGCTTAA
- a CDS encoding uroporphyrinogen decarboxylase family protein, producing the protein MGMTSKERVRAAFEHKTPDRVPCFLKGVDVAYGKLMKHFGVDSYEAVHDKMDIDVWNLWAPYIGPELPVQKTADGHDEFTHEFGYRYIMHWNGAEYNAHTTYYPLQETETIEQLDAWTWPNPDHFDYEAVARECGKHENRALRIGWPGVYQFVTNLVDAEKLYIDMATEPEYAQHLFDKMVEFELEYYGRMFEAADGRIDILCVCDDYGTQNGMLFSNDMWNQFFAKNTKRLADLAHRHGAFYLQHSCGAVRPIIGNLIDCGVDGLDPIQKVAGMEPEGLKADFGDQLCFHGGIDTQDLLPHGTPAAVTAEAERFIETLNKNGGYILGPSQDFEGDVPVENILALYAARRI; encoded by the coding sequence ATGGGCATGACATCTAAGGAACGCGTTCGCGCGGCATTTGAACACAAGACGCCCGACCGGGTTCCCTGTTTTTTGAAGGGCGTCGATGTGGCCTACGGAAAACTGATGAAGCATTTCGGGGTGGATTCGTATGAAGCGGTTCACGATAAAATGGATATTGATGTCTGGAATCTATGGGCCCCCTATATCGGGCCGGAGCTTCCGGTTCAGAAAACCGCGGACGGGCACGATGAATTTACCCACGAATTCGGTTATCGGTATATCATGCATTGGAACGGCGCTGAGTATAATGCCCACACCACCTACTATCCCCTTCAGGAAACCGAAACCATTGAGCAGCTCGATGCCTGGACCTGGCCGAACCCGGATCATTTTGACTATGAAGCCGTGGCCCGAGAATGCGGAAAGCATGAAAACCGCGCGCTACGCATCGGCTGGCCGGGTGTCTATCAGTTTGTCACCAATCTGGTGGATGCGGAGAAGCTCTACATCGATATGGCCACGGAACCGGAATATGCCCAGCACCTCTTCGACAAGATGGTGGAATTTGAACTGGAATACTATGGCCGCATGTTTGAGGCCGCCGACGGACGGATCGATATCCTCTGCGTCTGCGACGACTACGGCACCCAGAACGGCATGCTCTTCAGCAACGACATGTGGAATCAGTTCTTCGCAAAGAACACCAAACGTTTGGCCGACCTCGCACATCGGCACGGCGCCTTCTATCTGCAACACTCCTGCGGCGCGGTTCGTCCAATCATTGGAAATTTAATCGACTGCGGTGTAGACGGGCTCGATCCCATTCAGAAGGTCGCCGGCATGGAACCCGAAGGGTTGAAGGCCGACTTCGGCGACCAACTCTGCTTCCACGGCGGCATCGACACGCAGGATCTGCTGCCGCACGGCACCCCTGCCGCAGTGACCGCCGAAGCCGAACGCTTCATCGAAACGCTCAACAAAAACGGCGGCTACATCCTCGGCCCGAGCCAGGATTTCGAAGGGGATGTCCCGGTGGAAAATATCCTGGCGCTCTACGCCGCGCGCAGGATCTAA
- a CDS encoding AraC family transcriptional regulator, which produces MENLFWHINLAEKPTCHYIGTGISEEHHNRIYCLPNLWCLHLYDFEGTLTMEEGCLDVHPGDIGFIPPGKTVTYAVYGTGVHLACHFYMGGGSRPPRTLPAMMPSGALYPEFSEAFRKILHLHAASPFAADIKLWDVLLDAERMGQRVQQRENALHPALEKCLQYIELNLAAKLSVAELIGLAGVSHPYLVRLFKEHQDCTITEYIQQRRMTKARHLLTETDQPVKSVAIDCGFTDLQYFNKCVRKAFGISPRAMRG; this is translated from the coding sequence ATGGAAAATCTATTCTGGCATATCAATCTGGCTGAAAAACCGACCTGTCATTACATCGGCACCGGAATCTCGGAAGAACACCACAACAGGATCTATTGCCTGCCGAACCTGTGGTGCCTTCATCTGTACGACTTTGAGGGGACGCTGACCATGGAGGAGGGGTGTCTCGATGTGCACCCGGGCGACATCGGGTTCATCCCTCCCGGAAAAACCGTGACCTATGCCGTATATGGAACCGGCGTTCATCTGGCCTGCCATTTTTATATGGGCGGAGGGAGCAGACCGCCCCGGACCCTGCCGGCCATGATGCCGTCCGGAGCGCTCTATCCTGAGTTTTCGGAAGCCTTCCGGAAAATACTTCATCTTCATGCGGCCAGCCCGTTTGCGGCGGACATCAAACTTTGGGATGTATTGCTGGATGCAGAACGGATGGGACAACGGGTTCAGCAACGGGAAAATGCGCTGCATCCTGCGCTGGAAAAATGCCTCCAGTATATTGAACTCAACCTTGCGGCGAAACTCAGTGTTGCGGAGCTGATTGGGCTTGCGGGCGTTTCGCATCCCTATCTTGTTCGACTCTTCAAGGAGCATCAGGACTGCACGATCACCGAATATATCCAGCAGCGGCGCATGACCAAAGCGCGGCACCTCTTAACCGAGACCGATCAACCCGTCAAATCCGTCGCCATCGATTGCGGCTTCACCGACCTGCAGTATTTCAATAAATGCGTCCGTAAAGCCTTCGGCATTTCTCCTCGGGCAATGAGGGGATAA
- a CDS encoding 3-keto-disaccharide hydrolase, with translation MKRWIIHTALLISSATLAEEGFHTYKSPGVTWTPKIPGQKWIVHQVDRPQPPRVIPGEYTGMAPAPSDAIVLFGGTSLEKFAPNKCTIEHGAIRLAGGLSTQDAFGDCQLHIEWRAPTEINTNKINNSGNSGIFLMGKYELQVFDSYSVELYADGSAAAVYGQTPPLFNACRKPGEWQSYDIHFTAPVFNGGELVKPARISVIHNGVFVHINTEITGPTKHNQVLPYEVHEAKRPFFLQGHGSPVEYRNIWIRDLAPAGI, from the coding sequence ATGAAACGATGGATCATCCATACTGCACTGCTGATTTCATCCGCAACATTGGCCGAAGAAGGATTCCATACATACAAAAGTCCGGGCGTGACCTGGACGCCTAAAATTCCCGGACAAAAATGGATCGTCCACCAGGTCGACCGGCCGCAGCCACCGCGCGTCATTCCCGGTGAATACACGGGGATGGCTCCGGCGCCATCCGATGCGATCGTCCTGTTCGGAGGCACCTCGCTGGAAAAGTTTGCTCCGAACAAATGCACGATCGAGCATGGCGCGATCCGGCTCGCCGGCGGCCTTTCAACCCAAGACGCCTTCGGCGACTGCCAGCTGCACATTGAGTGGCGGGCTCCAACGGAGATCAACACAAACAAGATCAACAATTCCGGCAACAGCGGAATTTTCCTGATGGGAAAATATGAACTGCAGGTTTTCGATTCCTACTCCGTTGAACTCTATGCCGACGGTTCCGCGGCGGCGGTCTATGGACAGACCCCGCCCCTGTTCAACGCCTGCCGCAAACCCGGCGAATGGCAGAGCTACGACATCCATTTCACGGCGCCGGTGTTCAACGGCGGTGAGCTGGTTAAGCCGGCTCGCATCTCGGTCATCCACAACGGCGTGTTCGTCCATATCAACACGGAAATCACCGGGCCAACCAAGCACAACCAGGTGCTCCCCTACGAAGTGCACGAAGCTAAACGCCCCTTCTTCCTCCAAGGGCACGGCAGCCCGGTGGAATACCGCAACATCTGGATCCGGGATCTGGCTCCCGCAGGCATATAA
- a CDS encoding Gfo/Idh/MocA family protein translates to MKTEKSRSTLSRRSSLKAGLLTGSALAFPAIVPSKVLGAEAPSNLLAMGFIGVGNQGTQVNMKSFLQEKDCRVVAVCDVKAKNQANAQNIVNAHYGEQGCAGIPDFRDLLARKDIDAVCISTPDHWHVPLSILSMKAGKHVISEKPTLTIAEGRELVNVQKQTGKVFTVGLEDRAVIHYYKLAEAVRNGAIGDLIKIDVGLPYKSWSYPNLPETPVPADINYPMWLGPAPYKPYTANRTDPQAWRQQDAFAAGVLTDWGMHLCDTAQVANFSERTSAVKVEPIKHITPKDSMNDVPNYFDLKFTYANGVTMNVISSQPRIMFYGTKGWCGCDGWRGQLMAHDKKILKGTYEDSKIWNMPPYEQRNFLDVVLKGAKPNYDAEDLHRLSTTLLTGSIAMKLDRTVKWDPATEEFPGDAEANALRSRKASTDWMNA, encoded by the coding sequence ATGAAAACAGAAAAAAGCAGATCCACCCTCTCACGTCGCAGTTCCCTCAAGGCGGGGTTGCTGACCGGAAGCGCGCTTGCGTTCCCGGCCATTGTCCCCTCCAAGGTGCTCGGCGCGGAAGCCCCTTCCAACCTCCTTGCGATGGGTTTTATTGGAGTCGGCAACCAAGGCACCCAGGTCAACATGAAGAGCTTCCTTCAGGAAAAGGATTGCCGGGTGGTGGCCGTCTGCGATGTCAAAGCCAAGAACCAGGCCAACGCCCAGAACATCGTCAACGCGCATTATGGAGAGCAAGGCTGCGCCGGCATCCCCGACTTCCGCGATCTGCTCGCCCGCAAAGACATCGATGCCGTCTGCATTTCCACCCCCGACCACTGGCACGTGCCGCTCTCCATTCTCTCCATGAAAGCCGGCAAGCATGTCATCAGCGAAAAGCCAACCCTCACCATTGCCGAAGGCCGCGAACTGGTGAACGTGCAGAAGCAAACCGGTAAGGTCTTCACCGTCGGCCTCGAAGACCGCGCGGTGATTCACTACTACAAACTGGCCGAAGCCGTCCGCAACGGCGCGATCGGCGACCTGATCAAAATCGATGTGGGGCTGCCCTATAAATCCTGGTCCTATCCGAACCTGCCCGAAACCCCTGTTCCGGCAGACATCAACTATCCGATGTGGCTGGGGCCGGCCCCATACAAGCCCTACACGGCGAACCGCACCGACCCCCAGGCCTGGCGCCAGCAGGATGCCTTTGCGGCCGGCGTGCTGACGGACTGGGGCATGCACCTCTGCGATACCGCCCAAGTGGCCAACTTTTCGGAACGCACCAGCGCCGTGAAGGTGGAACCCATCAAACACATCACCCCGAAAGATTCGATGAACGATGTGCCGAACTATTTTGACCTGAAATTCACGTATGCAAACGGGGTCACCATGAATGTGATTTCCTCCCAGCCGCGCATCATGTTCTACGGCACCAAAGGCTGGTGCGGCTGCGATGGATGGCGCGGACAGCTGATGGCGCACGACAAGAAGATCCTGAAGGGCACCTACGAAGACAGCAAAATCTGGAACATGCCGCCGTATGAGCAGCGCAATTTCCTCGATGTAGTCCTGAAGGGTGCGAAGCCGAACTATGATGCCGAAGACCTGCATCGCCTCAGCACCACCCTGCTCACCGGCTCCATCGCGATGAAGCTCGACCGTACCGTCAAATGGGATCCGGCAACCGAAGAGTTCCCCGGCGATGCCGAGGCCAACGCGCTGCGCTCCCGCAAGGCATCCACCGATTGGATGAACGCATAG
- a CDS encoding helix-turn-helix transcriptional regulator, with amino-acid sequence MKKPFQPLKFQTPFYEEDRPVFPDSPSRITPYILHNMKNWTWEVEVQVLTLQYVMGGRIRYALNGQTHEATKGTCFLFLPGQRLSGHALDDKPVTMFAAHFAELPATEASGELIHTPIREVSLFEEVAAYAVKRRQKDDERSTRHTETALLQLYHLLEQNLACGPVGAVQQKVEELIENIKHDPGRDWRVEVMCDSTGLSRSQLTRWFNRITGNAPNRYVIEHRIAQAVQMLGTSNCPITEIADSLGYRDVPFFIRQFRKETGMSPGSLRK; translated from the coding sequence ATGAAAAAACCGTTTCAACCACTGAAGTTCCAGACTCCGTTCTATGAGGAAGACCGTCCGGTGTTCCCGGATTCGCCGTCGCGCATCACCCCCTACATCCTCCATAACATGAAAAACTGGACGTGGGAGGTGGAAGTCCAGGTGCTGACGCTTCAGTATGTGATGGGCGGCCGCATCCGCTATGCATTGAACGGCCAAACCCATGAAGCAACCAAGGGGACCTGCTTTCTGTTCCTGCCGGGGCAGCGACTCTCCGGCCATGCCCTCGACGACAAACCGGTCACGATGTTTGCGGCCCATTTTGCGGAACTGCCGGCAACCGAAGCCTCCGGCGAACTCATCCACACCCCGATCCGCGAGGTCAGCCTTTTCGAGGAAGTGGCCGCATACGCGGTCAAACGCAGGCAGAAGGACGATGAACGTTCAACCCGGCACACGGAAACCGCATTGCTACAATTATACCACCTCCTGGAGCAAAACCTGGCCTGCGGGCCGGTGGGCGCAGTCCAGCAGAAGGTGGAGGAGCTGATTGAAAACATCAAACACGATCCCGGCCGCGACTGGCGGGTGGAGGTCATGTGCGATTCAACCGGACTCTCCCGCTCCCAGCTGACCCGCTGGTTCAACCGCATCACCGGCAATGCCCCAAACCGCTACGTGATTGAGCATCGCATCGCCCAGGCCGTCCAGATGCTGGGAACGTCCAACTGCCCGATCACCGAAATCGCCGACTCGCTGGGCTACCGCGACGTCCCGTTCTTCATCCGGCAGTTCAGGAAGGAAACCGGCATGTCCCCCGGATCCCTGCGGAAATGA
- a CDS encoding sulfatase-like hydrolase/transferase, whose amino-acid sequence MKPSGIIFFSGALLAASAWAKADSPATGLSKPNIIVYFADDISARELPVYGSAVWSKPERGDTSDPALRAVTPVLDRLATEGCWIKTAWAACVCNPSRAMMMSGRYAHITKWWNNKDKGLSYDEQGKLSTYPVYESSPLLIGHVAQKAGYGTYWSGKTQMAGGYAEHGFDEGCFTPGSLSDTDNPYTDLKHVYKKVNGEKVLVNVDNGEICDTYLQHGWNFCPHVKLMNHPTDPGKTVWWPNTPEAKKRFGLSTFGPDVEQAFSIDFMERMHQQGKPFFIYHTTHLGHGAWDWLTPANGQCWPGTPKIAWEGGRYTRTEPVVTGDNGVYDLHGTITEPGMHSHINYIDYQIWRYRQKLEEMGIAENTVIVFCADNGSAEYGKNKGEQQKGCHVPMIIYAPGMKKQGGQDVLVSLADIMPTIADLVGFEIPADYEVNGKSLVPFLYTDGKEHRDWLYTQRGPEQLIRGTHVLKDGRDQWWNVADNPADLISFSEIREWGGVSEVHRAEREELLHILPDFDLYYEEFNAPGVPGGSTFNPKRYGRKPEEVAKPAPPAKKEPPRSMPSATPKGQGKTKDAFCSWKKTEMEKKGKTYVQAQVEKLFDQIDANQDGLATKEEQKAYYAK is encoded by the coding sequence GTGAAACCGTCAGGGATCATTTTTTTCAGCGGTGCGTTGCTTGCCGCGAGCGCATGGGCGAAGGCGGATTCGCCGGCGACGGGCTTGTCGAAACCCAACATTATCGTCTATTTCGCGGACGACATCAGTGCGCGCGAACTGCCGGTCTACGGATCGGCGGTGTGGAGCAAGCCGGAACGGGGCGATACCTCGGATCCGGCGTTGCGGGCCGTGACCCCCGTGCTGGACCGGCTGGCAACGGAAGGCTGCTGGATCAAGACCGCGTGGGCGGCCTGCGTCTGCAACCCCAGCCGCGCCATGATGATGTCCGGCCGATACGCACACATCACCAAATGGTGGAACAACAAGGACAAGGGGCTTTCCTACGACGAGCAGGGGAAGCTTTCCACCTATCCCGTGTACGAGAGTTCGCCGCTGCTGATCGGGCACGTTGCGCAAAAAGCGGGCTATGGCACCTACTGGTCCGGGAAAACCCAGATGGCGGGGGGATACGCCGAGCACGGCTTCGACGAAGGGTGCTTCACCCCGGGCAGCCTGAGCGACACGGACAACCCCTATACCGACCTCAAGCACGTGTATAAAAAGGTCAATGGCGAAAAGGTGCTGGTCAATGTGGACAACGGCGAAATCTGCGACACCTATCTGCAGCATGGCTGGAACTTTTGCCCCCACGTTAAGCTAATGAACCATCCGACCGATCCCGGCAAGACGGTCTGGTGGCCGAATACACCGGAAGCGAAGAAGCGTTTCGGGCTGTCCACCTTCGGCCCGGATGTGGAGCAGGCGTTTTCCATCGATTTCATGGAACGCATGCACCAGCAGGGCAAGCCGTTCTTTATCTACCACACCACCCATCTCGGACACGGCGCGTGGGACTGGCTTACGCCCGCAAACGGCCAGTGTTGGCCCGGTACGCCGAAGATTGCCTGGGAGGGGGGAAGATACACGCGCACCGAGCCGGTTGTGACCGGCGACAACGGGGTCTACGACCTGCACGGAACCATCACGGAGCCGGGCATGCACAGCCATATCAACTACATCGACTACCAGATCTGGCGGTATCGGCAGAAGCTGGAGGAAATGGGCATTGCCGAAAACACCGTCATTGTTTTCTGTGCCGACAATGGCTCGGCCGAATACGGCAAGAACAAGGGCGAGCAGCAGAAGGGCTGCCACGTGCCGATGATCATCTACGCGCCGGGCATGAAAAAACAGGGCGGTCAGGATGTGCTCGTCAGCCTGGCCGACATCATGCCGACCATCGCCGACCTGGTCGGGTTTGAGATTCCGGCCGATTATGAAGTCAACGGGAAAAGCCTGGTGCCGTTCCTTTATACCGACGGGAAGGAGCACCGCGACTGGCTCTATACCCAGCGCGGCCCCGAGCAGCTGATCCGCGGAACGCACGTCCTCAAGGACGGGCGGGACCAATGGTGGAACGTTGCCGATAACCCGGCCGACCTGATCAGTTTCTCGGAAATCAGGGAGTGGGGCGGCGTTTCGGAAGTCCACCGCGCGGAGCGCGAGGAGCTGCTGCACATCCTGCCGGATTTCGATCTGTATTATGAGGAGTTCAATGCCCCCGGCGTTCCCGGAGGGTCAACCTTCAACCCGAAACGCTACGGCCGCAAGCCCGAAGAGGTGGCAAAGCCGGCCCCTCCGGCAAAAAAGGAACCTCCGCGTTCCATGCCGTCCGCCACCCCGAAGGGGCAGGGGAAAACGAAGGACGCCTTCTGCAGCTGGAAAAAGACCGAGATGGAGAAGAAGGGCAAAACCTATGTCCAGGCCCAGGTCGAAAAGCTGTTCGATCAGATCGATGCCAACCAGGATGGCCTTGCAACCAAGGAAGAGCAAAAGGCGTATTACGCAAAATAG
- a CDS encoding sulfatase-like hydrolase/transferase: MMKHSFYLTLLIAGSAFAKTQPNVLWVLTDDHRYDSIRAFNQMMTGDEMSPLGYVESPSTDKLAEMGTTFINTYCHAQGCAPSRASMHLGRYPFRSGIYEFEWFNKDTEHWKPSLPEQMAALGYQTFHVGKLGVRVRTTNRNGKFGTHQIYQQDISFHRMFDEGLTGWSKGEVTEVAGIKLDKPTHCDWLRTLEGTWEYTGYELNKIAGLENHSKQVDEKYDILRKYASPEEKQPGYGEIIGGVSSQPAGKNRDGRYTTELVRFLENPSQTLAVGSQTFTGVNPSKPLFANIGYDFPHTPVLPPKSFRDRFLKKKYTIPVVDKDEFGKLPPQLQGLIKKAASEHYSDADKQQMVQDYYAYCAYGDHLIGEAVEAFLAYSKKQKQPWMIVYVCGDHGWRLNEHGSIYKFAPWKTDALDPIIVVSSDKKRFPAGKVVTDLTEFVDIAPTIMAAGGANLEQPQYAYLDGYDLAKVTSGELEPRDYIVGESHAVTGPRATLRTPDYMFSIKSRPKNKMGGKDMKWAMTASYKDLEPVLYDMKRDPDELNNLAFNPEYKGIAMKMKDKLLNIVIGDNRVEVIWNAKGDGTEVSRSNFAPGADDKKLKL; encoded by the coding sequence ATGATGAAACATAGTTTTTACCTGACACTGCTGATCGCAGGATCGGCTTTCGCGAAGACGCAGCCCAATGTGCTGTGGGTTCTGACCGACGACCACCGCTACGACTCGATCCGCGCATTCAATCAAATGATGACCGGCGACGAGATGAGCCCGCTGGGTTATGTGGAGTCGCCGAGCACCGACAAGCTGGCGGAAATGGGCACGACCTTCATCAATACCTATTGCCATGCGCAGGGCTGTGCGCCGTCGCGGGCGTCGATGCACCTCGGGCGCTATCCGTTCCGCTCCGGGATCTATGAGTTCGAGTGGTTCAACAAGGATACCGAGCATTGGAAACCCTCGCTGCCCGAGCAGATGGCCGCGCTGGGCTACCAGACCTTCCACGTGGGCAAGCTGGGCGTGCGCGTCCGCACCACCAACAGGAACGGAAAATTCGGGACCCACCAAATCTACCAGCAGGATATCAGCTTCCATAGAATGTTCGATGAAGGCCTGACCGGTTGGAGCAAAGGCGAGGTAACCGAGGTGGCCGGGATTAAACTGGACAAACCTACCCATTGCGACTGGTTGCGGACGCTGGAAGGGACGTGGGAATATACCGGTTATGAACTCAACAAAATCGCCGGGCTCGAAAACCACAGCAAGCAGGTCGATGAAAAATACGACATCCTGCGCAAGTATGCATCTCCGGAGGAAAAACAGCCGGGCTATGGCGAGATCATCGGCGGCGTCAGTTCCCAGCCGGCCGGAAAAAACCGCGACGGCCGCTATACGACCGAGCTGGTCCGCTTCCTGGAAAACCCCAGCCAAACACTGGCCGTCGGCTCGCAGACCTTTACCGGCGTGAACCCAAGCAAGCCGCTGTTCGCCAACATTGGCTACGATTTCCCGCACACCCCGGTGCTGCCGCCAAAATCGTTCCGGGATCGCTTCCTCAAAAAGAAATACACCATTCCGGTGGTCGATAAGGATGAGTTCGGCAAGCTGCCGCCGCAGTTGCAGGGCCTCATCAAAAAGGCGGCGTCGGAACACTATTCCGATGCAGACAAGCAGCAGATGGTTCAGGACTATTATGCCTACTGCGCATACGGCGACCACCTCATTGGCGAGGCGGTCGAGGCGTTCCTGGCCTACAGCAAAAAGCAGAAGCAACCGTGGATGATCGTCTATGTCTGCGGCGACCATGGATGGCGGCTCAACGAGCATGGATCCATCTATAAGTTCGCCCCGTGGAAAACCGACGCGCTCGATCCGATCATTGTCGTCTCCTCCGACAAGAAGCGGTTTCCCGCCGGCAAGGTCGTCACCGACCTGACCGAATTCGTCGATATTGCGCCCACCATCATGGCGGCCGGCGGCGCCAACCTGGAACAGCCGCAGTATGCCTACCTCGATGGCTACGACCTCGCCAAGGTCACCTCCGGCGAGCTGGAACCCCGCGACTACATCGTTGGTGAAAGCCATGCCGTAACCGGGCCGCGCGCAACGCTGCGCACCCCGGACTACATGTTTTCCATCAAGTCCCGCCCGAAGAACAAAATGGGCGGAAAGGACATGAAGTGGGCCATGACCGCCTCATACAAAGACCTCGAACCGGTGCTCTACGACATGAAGCGCGATCCGGACGAACTCAACAACCTCGCCTTCAATCCGGAGTACAAAGGCATTGCGATGAAAATGAAGGATAAGCTGCTCAATATCGTGATCGGCGACAACCGCGTGGAAGTAATCTGGAATGCCAAAGGCGACGGAACCGAGGTCTCCCGCAGCAACTTCGCCCCCGGCGCGGACGATAAAAAACTTAAACTCTAA